One Glandiceps talaboti chromosome 20, keGlaTala1.1, whole genome shotgun sequence genomic region harbors:
- the LOC144450990 gene encoding acetylcholine receptor subunit alpha-like: MASDSERRLQADLFKDYQKSIRPVLSADETLQMNFGLSITQLLNVDEKNQIIQISVWMPQHWHDYRLQWNPDNYSGIPSMVINFDLLWYPDMALYNSADGRYDLPMSKNARVSSDGTVNVAPPAILSSPCVIDIEYFPFDEQRCSLKFGTWEYNGNETVLHPLVDHVVKEDFLENVEWEIIDSRVTNLLKKYPCCPYIYSNLVYTLVIRRRPLYYIVNMVVPCLFMSFITLFVFYLPPDSGEKMTLSISILLALSVLNLIIAEIMPPTSETTPLLVKYILFCMLIVMTSIVSTIVVLNVHHRTRNTHAMPKWVRKIFIEFLPKYLCMKTVNKATRYNNDKLAIELRDLVFSDSTIGVRRSFSNETETKTNYNNRRSYKNGGFRVRRKDSSSSRDDYSTSNCICPIHGQAVTMTTSFKSDKMFSRQEIQRKLPVRSQDSSSGRSDSTETDALLRRQESVRQNSTSPETETQSADRAINQGVSDSDFSNGGNNLASLTTFQRKLLGNIGIISKYVKREEDEYDVREDWKYVAMVMDRILLVLFIAGYISGNCIVMLLITGTL, encoded by the exons GATGAAAAGAATcagataattcaaatcagtgtGTGGATGCCTCAg CATTGGCACGACTACAGACTGCAGTGGAACCCAGACAACTATTCAGGTATACCATCAATGGTAATCAACTTTGACCTTCTCTGGTATCCCGACATGGCACTGTATAATAG TGCTGATGGTAGGTACGACTTACCGATGTCTAAGAACGCACGTGTGTCATCTGACGGAACAGTGAATGTAGCACCCCCTGCCATTCTATCTAGTCCCTGTGTTATCGACATAGAATACTTCCCATTTGATGAACAGCGATGTTCACTGAAGTTTGGCACTTGGGAGTACAACGGAAACGAGACGGTCCTCCACCCTCTTGTCGATCACGTCGTCAAAGAAGATTTCCTCGAAAATGTAGAATGGGAAATAATTGACTCCAGAGTGACGAATCTATTGAAGAAATATCCATGTTGTCCCTACATCTACAGTAATTTGGTGTACACGCTTGTGATAAGACGGCGCCCTCTATATTACATAGTCAACATGGTTGTTCCGTGTTTGTTCATGTCATTTATCACGTTATTCGTATTTTACCTGCCACCAGACTCCGGTGAGAAAATGACGCTGAGTATTTCAATTCTGTTGGCGCTATCAGTGTTAAACTTGATTATTGCTGAGATTATGCCCCCAACGTCAGAAACGACACCACTTCTTGTCAAGTATATCCTATTTTGTATGCTGATAGTGATGACGTCAATCGTAAGCACTATCGTTGTTCTAAACGTGCATCACCGCACACGAAATACACACGCTATGCCCAAGTGGGTTAGGAAGATATTCATCGAATTCTTACCGaaatatttgtgtatgaaaACTGTGAACAAGGCGACGAGATACAATAATGATAAACTTGCTATCGAATTACGTGATTTGGTATTTTCTGACTCAACTATAGGTGTGCGTCGCTCTTTTTCGAACGAGACAGAGACGAAGACAAACTATAATAACAGGAGATCATATAAAAATGGCGGTTTTCGAGTTCGTCGCAAGGATTCGTCATCTTCCAGAGATGATTATTCCACATCTAATTGTATCTGCCCTATCCATGGACAAgctgtcaccatgacaacaagttTTAAATCCGATAAAATGTTTTCACGACAGGAAATACAAAGAAAGCTTCCAGTCCGATCTCAAGATTCGTCATCCGGGAGATCTGACTCGACAGAAACAGATGCGTTGTTAAGACGACAGGAATCGGTGCGTCAGAATTCGACGTCACCAGAAACTGAGACGCAGAGTGCGGACAGAGCCATCAATCAGGGGGTGTCCGACTCTGATTTTTCTAATGGTGGCAATAATCTAGCTTCTCTCACCACTTTTCAAAGAAAACTTCTTGGAAATATTGGAATTATCAGTAAATACGTTAAAAGAGAAGAAGATGAATATGAC GTACGAGAAGACTGGaaatatgttgccatggttatggATAGAATACTTCTTGTGTTGTTTATCGCGGGATATATCTCAGGGAATTGCATCGTCATGTTGTTGATAACAGGAACATTATGA